A part of Tessaracoccus timonensis genomic DNA contains:
- the mfd gene encoding transcription-repair coupling factor has translation MKFPGLLQALTSDPALRNTLDDVRRRGVTALDLSGVPAYFPILTAAIAEQGSTVLAVTSTYREAEQLVDELSTWLGGDEVVYFPAWETLPHERLSPRADTVGKRLAALRRIASECPPQVVVAPVRSVLQPQVKGLSQMQPVTLTVGKDYELTDVQQALVDAAYSRVDMVERRGEFAVRGGIIDVFPPTAEHPFRVDFFGDEVDEIRTFHVADQRSTGDTVDEVTAAPCRELLLTDDVRARAKAIAAQHPELGDMLGRIAEGQAVEGMEALIPVLVDGVELLVDVLPQRSLVLAIAPELIRTRASELVATSREFLDASWAAAAGGGTSPIDLEASAYWELADVRDHTLALGHRWWQLSPFQTDVDDEYSAEGAHHRNFDVAPTETFRGNSDAAIDHIRARVGDGWRVVLMVEGKGLAQRLVELCAEQGVRASLDTLDGEPAAGSVSVVVGRAMAGWRADGPRVELITASELTGQQVRDQQERRLPRRRKNRIEPLELKKGDLVVHEQHGVGRFIESAQRIVHGAARDYLVIEYAPSKRGQPGDRLFVPMDQLDQLSRYVGAETPSLDKMGGADWTKRKARARKAVREISAELIKLYAARQATKGHAFAPDNDWQRELEDAFSFVETPDQLSAIEEVKHDMESVVPMDRLICGDVGYGKTEIAVRAAFKAVQDGKQVAVLVPTTLLVGQHYETFASRFAGFPVRVAQLSRFQTDAQAKRTLEDLAKGKVDVIIGTHRLLSKEVEFKDLGLVIIDEEQRFGVEHKERLKSMRLNVDVLTMSATPIPRTLETSITGIREMSVIATPPEERHPVLTFAGPYDDAQVRAAIRRELAREGQVFYVHNRVSTIEKAAAHLREIVPEARIVTAHGQMNEKRLEQVMLDFMERRADVLLATTIVEAGLNIQTANTLIIDRADNLGLSQMHQLRGRVGRSRERGYAYFLYPTDRPLSETAHERLATMAANTDLGAGMSIAMRDLELRGAGNLLGEDQSGHIEGVGFDLYLRMVGEAVQAYRGEMPEAEPQMRIDIPVDANIPDDYISSERLRLEMYKQVAEIRSDEDIDAARAELTDRYGPLPPQVENLLGVAHLRNLARKAGVEEIAPAGKVVRFAPVELPESRKLRLERLYPGSRIKPGFIMVPKPDGDYLPWATTLVEQIFG, from the coding sequence GTGAAGTTCCCCGGACTACTGCAAGCCCTCACGTCGGATCCGGCGCTTCGCAATACCCTCGACGACGTTCGCCGCCGAGGCGTCACGGCACTCGATCTCTCTGGGGTGCCCGCGTATTTCCCCATCCTCACCGCCGCCATCGCGGAACAAGGCTCGACGGTGTTGGCCGTCACCTCTACGTACCGCGAGGCCGAGCAGCTCGTCGACGAGCTCTCCACCTGGCTGGGCGGCGACGAAGTGGTGTACTTCCCGGCCTGGGAAACGCTCCCGCACGAGCGCCTCTCGCCGCGCGCGGACACCGTCGGCAAACGCCTCGCCGCGCTGCGTCGCATCGCCTCTGAATGCCCGCCGCAGGTGGTCGTCGCACCCGTGCGCTCCGTGCTGCAACCCCAAGTCAAGGGGCTGTCGCAGATGCAGCCCGTCACGCTCACCGTCGGGAAGGACTACGAACTCACCGACGTGCAGCAGGCCCTCGTCGACGCCGCCTACTCGCGCGTCGACATGGTGGAGCGCCGCGGCGAGTTCGCGGTGCGAGGCGGCATCATCGACGTGTTCCCACCCACCGCTGAGCACCCCTTCCGAGTCGATTTCTTCGGCGACGAAGTGGACGAGATCCGCACGTTCCACGTCGCCGATCAGCGCTCCACCGGCGACACCGTCGACGAAGTCACCGCCGCGCCCTGTCGCGAGCTGCTGCTCACCGACGACGTCCGCGCCCGCGCCAAGGCCATCGCCGCGCAGCATCCCGAACTGGGCGACATGCTCGGCCGCATCGCCGAAGGGCAAGCCGTCGAGGGCATGGAGGCACTCATCCCGGTGCTCGTCGACGGGGTGGAGTTGCTCGTCGACGTACTGCCGCAACGTTCGCTGGTGTTGGCCATCGCGCCGGAGCTCATCCGCACCCGCGCGAGCGAGCTCGTCGCCACCAGCCGCGAGTTCCTCGACGCCAGCTGGGCCGCGGCCGCCGGGGGAGGCACGTCGCCCATCGACCTCGAAGCATCCGCCTACTGGGAGCTGGCCGACGTGCGCGACCACACGCTCGCGCTCGGCCACAGGTGGTGGCAGCTGAGCCCATTCCAAACGGATGTCGACGACGAATACTCCGCTGAAGGCGCGCACCACCGCAACTTCGACGTCGCACCCACCGAGACATTCCGCGGCAACTCCGACGCGGCGATCGACCACATCCGCGCCCGCGTCGGAGACGGCTGGCGCGTCGTGCTCATGGTGGAAGGCAAGGGCCTGGCCCAGCGCCTCGTCGAACTGTGCGCTGAGCAGGGCGTTCGCGCGTCGCTGGATACCCTCGACGGGGAACCCGCGGCGGGGAGCGTCTCCGTCGTGGTGGGGCGGGCCATGGCGGGTTGGCGCGCGGACGGGCCCCGGGTTGAGCTCATCACGGCCAGCGAGCTCACAGGCCAGCAGGTTCGCGACCAGCAAGAGCGACGCCTCCCGCGCCGCCGCAAGAACCGCATCGAACCGCTCGAGCTGAAGAAGGGCGACCTCGTCGTCCACGAGCAGCACGGCGTGGGGCGCTTCATCGAATCCGCGCAGCGCATCGTGCACGGCGCCGCGCGCGACTACCTCGTCATCGAGTACGCGCCGAGCAAGCGTGGGCAGCCGGGGGATCGCCTATTCGTGCCGATGGATCAGCTCGACCAGCTCTCGCGCTACGTCGGCGCGGAGACGCCGTCGCTCGACAAAATGGGCGGTGCCGACTGGACGAAACGCAAAGCCCGCGCCCGGAAGGCCGTGCGCGAGATCTCCGCGGAACTCATCAAGCTGTACGCGGCGAGGCAGGCCACGAAGGGGCACGCGTTCGCGCCCGACAACGATTGGCAGCGCGAACTCGAGGACGCCTTCTCGTTCGTCGAAACCCCCGACCAGTTGTCGGCTATCGAAGAAGTGAAGCACGACATGGAATCCGTCGTGCCGATGGATCGCCTGATCTGCGGCGACGTCGGCTACGGGAAAACGGAAATCGCGGTACGCGCCGCATTCAAGGCGGTGCAAGACGGCAAACAGGTGGCGGTGCTCGTGCCGACGACGCTCCTTGTCGGACAGCATTACGAGACGTTCGCGTCGCGTTTCGCAGGGTTCCCCGTCCGGGTGGCGCAGCTGTCGCGATTCCAAACCGACGCGCAGGCCAAGCGCACCCTGGAAGACCTGGCGAAGGGCAAAGTCGACGTCATCATCGGCACCCATCGCCTGCTCAGCAAAGAAGTCGAATTCAAAGATTTGGGCCTCGTCATCATCGACGAGGAACAGCGCTTCGGCGTCGAACATAAGGAGCGCCTGAAGTCGATGCGACTGAACGTCGACGTGCTCACCATGTCGGCGACCCCCATCCCGCGCACGCTCGAAACCTCCATTACGGGCATCCGCGAGATGTCCGTCATCGCCACCCCGCCGGAGGAACGCCACCCGGTGCTCACCTTCGCCGGCCCCTACGACGACGCGCAGGTGCGGGCGGCGATTCGTCGCGAACTCGCCCGTGAGGGCCAAGTGTTCTACGTGCACAACCGCGTGAGCACCATCGAGAAAGCCGCCGCCCATCTGCGCGAGATCGTCCCCGAGGCTCGAATCGTCACCGCCCACGGGCAGATGAACGAGAAACGCCTCGAGCAGGTGATGCTCGACTTCATGGAGCGCCGCGCCGACGTGCTGCTCGCGACGACCATCGTCGAGGCCGGCCTGAACATCCAGACCGCCAACACGCTCATCATCGACCGCGCCGACAACCTCGGCCTCTCCCAGATGCACCAGCTGCGCGGGCGCGTCGGGCGTTCCAGGGAGCGCGGCTACGCGTACTTCCTGTACCCGACGGACCGCCCGCTGAGCGAGACCGCGCACGAGCGGCTCGCGACGATGGCGGCGAACACCGACCTCGGCGCCGGCATGTCCATCGCCATGCGCGACCTCGAACTGCGCGGCGCCGGCAACCTGCTGGGCGAAGACCAGTCGGGCCACATCGAGGGCGTCGGATTCGACCTCTACCTGCGCATGGTCGGCGAAGCCGTGCAGGCCTACCGCGGCGAAATGCCCGAGGCCGAGCCGCAGATGCGCATCGACATCCCCGTCGACGCGAACATCCCCGACGACTACATCAGCTCCGAACGCCTGCGCCTCGAAATGTACAAGCAGGTGGCAGAAATCCGCTCCGACGAGGACATCGACGCCGCGCGCGCCGAGCTCACCGACCGCTACGGGCCACTGCCACCACAGGTGGAGAATCTGCTGGGCGTCGCGCACCTGCGCAACCTCGCCCGCAAGGCGGGGGTCGAGGAGATCGCGCCGGCGGGGAAAGTGGTGCGCTTCGCCCCCGTCGAGCTACCAGAATCGCGCAAGTTGCGTCTCGAACGGCTATATCCCGGCTCGAGGATCAAGCCTGGTTTCATCATGGTGCCGAAGCCCGACGGCGACTACCTCCCCTGGGCGACGACGCTCGTCGAGCAAATCTTCGGCTGA
- a CDS encoding S9 family peptidase, translating to MYRSVRAMLIGVLAATTLVSGCGSPAAPSQTTSPATSGAEGSPSAAPSAPATQEVEVGPHKLPGTLRRPDGKRRPIAVLLVWGSGPHDRDSTIGKAGNKGFKDIAEGLAAEGITSLRFDKRSKAHPELFTDEYTLEDEYFEDVDAALKLLQGEPDLAQAKLFVAGHSQGGMVLPEILKRHTDVAGGISLAGTPRSLFDIIADQQVAAIDAMQIDEKQKQERTKLARQTAELAKKIDSPEDTVPLQLTGMSASYIASLNALDAAGTAQQLHTPMLFLQGEEDQQVFPDPDFAEWKRLLQGQEGVEFRSYPGLNHFFWTSQGLPPLEDLDAPAHVSSEVIQDMAEWMHRTAG from the coding sequence ATGTACCGCTCCGTCCGCGCAATGCTTATCGGCGTCCTCGCCGCGACGACGCTCGTCTCCGGCTGCGGGTCCCCCGCGGCCCCATCCCAGACGACCAGCCCGGCCACCTCCGGCGCCGAGGGGTCGCCGTCGGCTGCACCTTCTGCGCCGGCCACCCAGGAGGTAGAGGTGGGGCCACACAAGCTGCCTGGCACGCTCCGTCGTCCCGACGGCAAGCGTCGCCCGATCGCGGTGCTGTTGGTGTGGGGCTCCGGCCCGCACGACCGCGACTCGACGATCGGTAAGGCCGGCAACAAGGGGTTCAAGGACATCGCTGAGGGGTTGGCCGCCGAGGGGATTACAAGCCTGCGCTTCGACAAGCGCAGCAAAGCCCACCCGGAGCTATTCACGGACGAGTACACGCTAGAAGACGAGTACTTTGAGGATGTCGACGCAGCCCTCAAGCTGCTGCAGGGCGAGCCGGATCTCGCGCAGGCGAAGCTGTTCGTCGCAGGCCACAGCCAAGGCGGCATGGTGCTGCCGGAGATTCTCAAGCGCCACACGGACGTGGCCGGTGGCATCTCACTGGCGGGCACGCCGCGGTCACTGTTCGACATCATTGCTGACCAGCAGGTGGCCGCGATCGACGCGATGCAGATCGACGAGAAGCAGAAGCAGGAGCGTACGAAGCTCGCCCGCCAGACCGCCGAGCTAGCGAAGAAAATCGACTCCCCTGAAGACACTGTGCCGCTGCAGCTCACCGGCATGAGCGCATCCTACATCGCGAGCCTCAATGCGCTCGATGCGGCGGGCACGGCACAGCAGCTGCACACGCCGATGCTGTTCCTGCAAGGCGAGGAGGACCAGCAGGTGTTTCCTGACCCTGACTTCGCCGAATGGAAGCGGCTGTTGCAGGGGCAGGAGGGTGTGGAGTTCCGCTCCTACCCGGGCCTCAACCACTTCTTCTGGACCTCGCAGGGTCTCCCGCCGCTGGAAGATCTCGACGCACCCGCGCACGTGAGCAGCGAGGTCATCCAGGACATGGCCGAGTGGATGCACCGCACCGCGGGTTAA